TGAGTTAGGTACGATTGAAGCGCTTCCAGCGATTGGTTCTCAGCTTCGTAATATTCTTACGGGTGGCGGCGCGGTAAATACTGTCACAGTTCAGCACCTGTTTACCATCCACAGTTACCTGCTTTCCGGTGGCGCGATCGTTCTATCTATTATTCATTTGACAGGTTTATTGCTACAGGAAAAAGAGGTGAAGCAGATCGAATCGGCAAATTAGATACCTTTAATGTAGAGACGTTACATGTAACGTCTCTACCCACACAAAGTCTCAGCGTGGTGGCGAATATGATCCCCCACAAAGGTAGAAATAAAGTAATAACTGTGGTCGTAACCTTCTTGCAAACGCAGGGTTAAAGGTTGTTTAACCTGATGACAAGCTCGTTCAAATATTTCTGGCATCAACTGTTGACTTAAAAACTTATCTGCTGTACCTTGGTCGATGAGAATTGGGGAAGTGTATTTGTTAGTGATTATTAGTTCACTTGCATCATAATTTCGCCAAGTTTCCCGCTCGGTTCCCAAATAATTTGTAAAAGCCTTTTGTCCCCAAGCACACTGCATTGGCGCAGCAATTGGTGCAAAAGCAGAAACAGATTTGAATAGTTCGGGGTTACGTAAAGCACAAACTAACGCCCCGTGTCCGCCCATAGAATGACCAAAGATTCCTTGTCGTTCGACTTGGACGGGAAAATGTGAAGCAATTAACGTGGGTAATTCTTTCACTACATAACTATACATTTGATAGTGCGATCGCCACGGTTCCTCTGTCGCATCCACGTAAAAACCCGCACCCGTACCAAAATCCCAATCCTTATCTTCTCCTACGATTCCCGTATTGCGGGGACTCGTATCGGGAGCTACTATGATTAATCCGTACTCGGCAGCATACCTTTGCGCTCCGGCTTTGGTGATAAAATTTTCTTCGGTGCAGGTTAAGCCAGAGAGAAAATAGAGGACGGGAACGGCTTGCGATCGCGCTTGAGGAGGTTGATAAACTGCAAATCGCATTTCGATATTGCAAGTTTGAGAATGATGGCTGTAAAAACCTTGCGTACCGTCAAAGCATTTATATTCTGAAATTAAATTAATTTCGGTCATGAATTTTCCTGTATGGGCATTGCCCACTCTACTAACAATCGCTCGCTTCCAGCAATATATCTCTAAGAATTTGCAGGGCAACTTGAATTTGAGCGCTGTCAATAACTAATGGCGGACAAAAACGAATTGCTGCTTTGCCACAACCTAAGAGCAACAAACCCTTTAAAAAGGCAAAATCGATAATGCGATCGCGCCGCTCTGAATCTAACTTACCATCCGCATCCAAGACATCAAATGCTACCATCAATCCTTTACCGCGTGGAGGGGAGATCCAAGAAAATTGCTGTGACAGCTCCGTAAGCCCGGACATCAATAAGTTGCCCATGTTTTGAGCATTTTCAATCAAACCACCTTCCAACAACCGTAAGGTTACGTTAGCCGCCGCACAAGCCACGGGATTACCTCCAAATGTCGTAGCGTGAGAGCCAGGTTGCCAAGTCATCAGGTGCGATCGCGCTAAAATTGCCCCCAAAGGTAGACCGCTAGCAATGCCTTTTGCCAAAGTAATAATATCCGGCACTACACCCCAATGCTCGATCGCGAATAAGCGCCCAGTCCGACCCATTCCCGCTTGCACTTCATCGACAATCATCAAAATACCGTGGCGATCGCAAATCTGCCGAATTCGTTTTAAAAAACCATCTTCCGGTACGATATAGCCGCCTTCCCCTTGAATTGGTTCGACGAAAATTGCTGCAATATCTTCTGGAGGCAGAACGGTAGGAAAAAGCTTTGATTCTAGATAGTCTAACGCTGCATGAGTACCATAGGGAATGTGAGTCACTCCTGGTAATAGAGGACCGAAGTGCTGTCGTTGCACGGCTTTAGAACCCGTCAGCGACATTGCCCCGTAGGTACGCCCGTGGAATGCACCCAAGAAAGCAACAACTTGAGAACGTCTGGTATAGTAACGAGCAAGTTTCAGCGCCCCCTCATTAGACTCAGCCCCAGAATTGCTAAAAAAGACTTTTGCCGGAATCAGAAAGGGGGCGCGAGTTGCTAAATTTTCCGCCAACTCCACCATCGACTCGTAGTAAAAATCAGTTCCCGACATATGGAGCAAATTGGCAGCTTGTGCTTGAACTGCTGCGACAACTTCAGGATGAGCGTGTCCAGTCGATGCTACGGCAATACCGGCGGTTAGATCTAAAAATACGTTACCATCGACATCTTCCACCATGCAGCCCTCACCACGGGCAACCACAAGCGGATAGCCACGGGTATAGGAAGGTGACGTGACAGCGCGATCGCGTTCTACCAATACTTGAGCGCGGGGACCAGGTAAGGAAGTCACTAAGTGAGGCACAAGCGGCAGAGGGCGTTTAGTTGGGATACTTAGCATGGGTAAGGACAAGGGGGACAAGGGGGACAAGGGGACAAGGGGGACAAGGGGGACAAGGGGGAACTCGGGGACCCCACGACCGAAGGGAGTGGGGATTAGGGGACAAGGGGGACAAGGGGGACAAGGGGGAATAACTACCAACTACCAACTACCAACTACCAACTACCACTTTTCACTGATAACTGATAACTGGTCACCGATCGCTGATTCTGTCTTCTTTTTGACAAAAGATACACCATAAGCCCGATACCTCTACGATGACTTCTAAATTAATAATTATGAATTCTGAGTTCTCAATTTTGCCATGCTTGCCTTAGTTGTTGCCGTACTGATCGTCATTTCTGGTTCTGCCCTCTGTTCTAGCGTAGAAGCCGCTTTATTTTCTGTCTCTACGCTTAAAGCCAGACAGCTAGCACAGTCAAAAAATCCTGCCGCAGTCGCACTACTAGCAATTCGCGATCGCATGAATCGCCCGATCGCGACAATCGTGGTTCTAAATAATATTTTTAATATTGTTGGTAGTATTGCGATCGCCCGCATTGCCGAGACAGTTTTAGGTAACACTTTATTGGGGGTTTTTTCTGGACTTTTGACTTTTCTCATCATCATTTTTGGTGAAATCATTCCCAAAACTTTAGGTGAACGATATTCTCAAAGATTAGCGCTCCTTGCTGCTCTACCTGTGACTGCACTGACTTTTATTTTCACTCCCTTAGTTTGGATTATGGAGAAAGTCACAGCACCTTTTACCCGCAAAGAAAAACTGCCGACTACAAATGAATCGGAAATCATGCTACTAGCCAAGATTGGCTATCAAGAGGGAATTATTGAAGATGATGAAGCCGAAATGATTCAGAGAGTGTTTATGCTAAACGACCTCACGGCTGCCGATTTAATGACTCCTAGAACAGCTTTAACTTACTTACGAGGTGATTTGACTCTAGCTGCAAGCCGAGTGGACATAATTAATTCTCAGCACACGCGAATTATTGTTATAGAAGATTCATTAGATCGAGTTATTGGAGTTACTTTAAAAGACGAACTTCTGACCGCAATGGTAGAAGGAAAGCGCGAGCGTAAAATTGCTGAATTCACCCGTAAAGTTCGATTTGTGCCAGAAACGATTCATGCCGATCGCTTGTTGAGAGCATTTCAAAAAAGCCGCAATCACCTCGTCGTCGTCGTCGATGAATATGGCACGGTTTCCGGTGTTGTCACTCTCGAAGACGTATTAGAAATCCTTACAGGGGAAATTGTCGATGAAACAGATAGAATCATCGATTTGCAAGCAGCAGCACGCAACAGGTTAGCCAGAATGTTAAAAATACAGTAGGTTCGGGTTTGCTAACATTATTCGGTCGCTAAAAGTTTGACAATCACATCTATTTTTAACTTTTGACTTTTGACTTTTGACTTGCTTAATCGCGATTATCAATTTGGGCGCGTTGCAAACTCCCAGAATAATCTACATAAACAGTTTTCCATTCCGTAAACACATCTAAAGCCGCAGTTCCCACCTCCCGATGCCCGTTTCCCGTCTGTTTCATACCACCAAAAGGCAAATGGACTTCTGCCCCAATTGTAGGACCGTTAATATAAGTAATTCCAGCTTCAATATCGCGCATTGCCTGAAACGCTAGATTGACATCGCGGGTATAAACCGAAGAAGATAAACCGTATGGGGTGTTGTTGAGAATCGCGATCGCCTCTTCAAAAGAATCAACTTCTATTAGCCCCACTACAGGACCAAAAATTTCTTCTTTCGCTACGCGCATCTCTGGCGTGACTCGATCTAATACTGTCGGTTGAAAGAAAAAGCCATGTGCGAGATTTTCCGTATTAGCTGTCTCCCCACCAGTTAATACTTTTGTTCCCTCAGCACGGGCAATTTCTAAATAATGGTTCACTCTTTGCAATTGGGCAGAATTAATCAGCGGTCCCACTTCAGTTTGCGGATCTGTACCAAGACCTAATCGTAACTGATGAACTCTTTCTAACAACAAGTTAGTAAATTCTTCCTTAATATCGCGGTGGAGGATCAGCCGACTCGTAGCAGTACAACGCTGCCCGCTAGTGCCAAAAGCGCCCCAAACAGCCCCATCTAAAGCCAGTTGCAAATCGGCATCTGCCATCACGATTTGAGCATTCTTACCTCCCATTTCCAAGCAGGAACGCTTGTGAGTGCGTCCGCAAACAGAACCCACTTCAGCCCCCGTTTCCGAAGATCCGGTAAACGACACCAAATTTACGTCAGGATGTTCGACTAACGCCCGTCCTGTCTCTTCTCCCAAACCATGCACGATATTAACAACGCCATTTGGTAAGCCTGCTTTGTGAAATAACTGGCTGAGATAATGAACGCAAGTTGGAGTATCTTCCGCTGGCTTTAGAATGACTGTATTACCGCAAATCAAAGCGGGAAAAGCTTTCCAGCAAGGAATAGCCACAGGAAAATTCCAGGGAGTGATGAGGGCGCAAACTCCTACAGGTATCCGCATTGTCATCGCGAACTTATTGGGCATTTCTGAAGGGGTAGTTTGCCCAAACATCCTTCGTCCTTCTCCTGCCATGTAGAGGGCGCAATCAATGCCTTCTTGCACGTCTCCTCGGGCTTCTGTCAGGGGTTTACCCATTTCCCTGCTAATGAGTTGAGCGAGTTTCTCTTTGTGTTGGAGCAATAATTCTCCTACACGATAAATTATTTCGGCTCGGGCGGGAGCAGGTACGAGTCGCCAAGATTTAAAGGCTTTACGGGCAGCTGCTACGGCTGCATCGACATCAGCAGCGCTGGAACGGGGAAAAGTTGCTACTACGTCACGCCAATCAGAGGGATTGCGGCTTTCTAGAGTTTCACCTGATGCGGCAACCCATTGACCGTTGATGTAATTCTGGCACTCTATCAGGGGGGCGGTCATGAGGCAAAACCTCCAACAATTTCTGTAATTCTATGGTAGTTGGTAGTCAGTAGTTGGTAGTTGACCGCTCACCCTCGCCATGCAACATAAGTTGTTTGTGGAGCGAATGAGAGCGTCGATATCAGTAAAAATACGATTATTTTGTTGATGGTGTTTATTAAAATGACAAGTTTCTATAGTCTTGAATCAAGTGAGTGTGAATTTACACTGTGATTTTAAATACCTATGCCATACTGATTTTAGTTCCACTAAGTTATAGATCCGAAATTCTACGTAGTTCTCTGGTAGTTAGTTAAGTTTACACAAATTGATTTACAACTTCACTAAAACTGTGCCATAAAAGATCCCCCAACCCCCCTTTTTAAGGGGGGGGGCTAAGAAATGGTCTAGCTTTCACATTTTGAAAGAGAGTGTAGGGTGGGTATTGCCCACTCACAATAAAACTTGCCATAGAAGATCCCCCCAACCCCCCTTTTTAAGGGGGGCTAAGAATGGTCTGACTTTCACATTTTGAAAGAGAGTGTAGAGTGGGCATTGCCCACTCACAATAAAACTTGCTTATCTATATTAAAACTATGTAATAAATCAGTTTTTATTACAGTCAAATATTAGAGATAAATAATTAACATTACAGGTTATCGTCAGACAATGCTTTTATTTGGAAAAAACCCTTTAAATCAATACCAACAAAATTCTAGTCAGAATGATAGCGATCGCCTCATTTTTAACTGGTTTAAAGATATCGGCTTGCGGGAATCATTATTGCTATCAATTTATGCGTTTGGCTTAACTTCAGTCATTTATCTTACTTGCCAAAATAACCGACCTTCATTCGCATCATCAAGTGTTATCAAACAAGATATTCCGGTGGAAAATTTAGAGTTTACTGGTACAGTTTATCCAGCCAAAAAAATGAAGGTTTCTGCTAGTACAGCAGCAATTGTAAAAGAAGTCTATATCGATATTGGCGATCGCATTCAGCCTAATCAACCAATATTAAAATTGGAAAGTCTAGCAAATAGACAAAAGCTCGATCGGTTACGACAGGAGCGATTTGACGCTAATCTAGAAATTGAAAAAGCTCGGCAACAGCGGGAGGATGTGATTCAGGAAATAGCGCAGTTCCATCAGCAAGCATCGCTTATCAAGCGTAAAATCAGTACGATTGGAAAGCTATTTGACGCGGAAATACATCTGAGTAAGACTGAATTAAATTTACAATTATGGCAACAACAGCAAGATGTTGTCCAAAAAGCTAAAGGCATATACCTAAGAGCAGCAATGCAGCACGATCGCCTCAAAAAATTAGCTAGTCAGGGTGCAGTATCCTCAAGTGAAATAGAGCGATCGCAAGCTAAGTTAGCTACCGCTAAAACAAATTTAGTTAAAGCAGAAACAGGCGCAATCCTACAAGAAATTGAGCAACAACAACGCCGACAGTGGCAACTTCGCAAACAACTAACGCTACTCGAACACCAACAACAACTTGCTGCGATCGAAGGACAGATACAACTTGCTCGTTCGCAGTCTCGTCAAGCAACTCAGAGGCTAAATCTGCTTCACCAGCAGCGCTCTTTGTTACCAAAAGAATCAGATCTCACAGAATCGTTTCCAGTCACGGCTAAAGCAACAGGCGTTGTTGTCAATTTGCCCGTAGTTGTAGGCGATCGCATCTACGCAGGTAGAAGTTTAGTAGAATTAGCGCAATTAAAATCTTTAAAAGTACGAGTTTCTATTAGTACTAGTTTAATTAATACATTACGTTTAGGACAAAGAGCAGTCGTACAACTAGGCAAAGCAGCTGAAGCCCGACAATTTGAGGCAACAGTCGTGACAATTAATCCGATTCCAGAACAAGATCGGACTCATATAGTCGAGGTACAATTTCAAAACCCGCAGGAAGCTTTATTAGTCGGTCAAACTGCAAAAGTTCGCTTTGTTGCAGAAGAATAGAGCGCTAAGGACAACGTGGATGATATCCTCCGTAAACGCAAATATAAGCAATCTGCTGGGCATCTAAATTTTTCACCTGGCTAAAATTTACACCCTGCACTAATGCTGCTTGAGTATATTCTGGTGGCGTGGCAATGAAGCGATCGCTTGATGCCGGAGGTTGAGGACTAAACAGGATCGTCCCCTGGAAGTCAGCTCCTGCTAAATTTGCTCCGCGCAAATCTGCCATTCGCAAATCTGCCTGACGCAGGTTGATATTTTGCATTTGGGCATGACTTAAATTACTGCTACTGAGACGCGCTAGGCTCAAGTCAGCATGACTGAGATTGGATTTACTCAGATCCGCACTCGATAAATCTGCCCCCTGCCAATTCGATTTGGTCAAATTAGCTGACTGCAAGCGCGTGCCTAAAGCGCTGACGCGGCTCAAACGAGCGGCGTGTAAATTAACATCAGACAAATTTGCCGTACTTAAGTTCGCTCCTGTCAAGCTAGCATCTACGAGAGTTGCTGCTTGTAAATTAGCCCCTACGAGTTGGGCGCTACTGAGATTAGCATGACCGAGACTAGCAGCAGATAAATTGGCTTGGTTGAGATTTGCCTGCATCAGCTCGATCCGTTCCATCGGTACGCGGCTGAGATTAGCTTTAGTTAGGTTAGCACCCTTCATCTGGGCATGGTTCAAATTGGCGATCGCGTCGTCAAAAGTATCCCAGTGCCGATCTGCCCCAGCGTCACGCCACTGGCTGGCTGGTAAAGTAGCACGGTTCAGATTAGCGCCTTTGAATACTACGCCAGCAAAATTGACTCGTTCTAGCTCTAGAGTAAAAGCCCGATCTTGACTGGTGCTAGGAGCGAGATTAACGCGGCTCAAATCCATGCCCTGTAACCTACCACCATAAACTGCCAGAATTTTAGCGATCGCCTGTTGAGTGGCTTGCAATTGTTGCGTCCGTTTAGCTAATTCGGTAGGGCTACTACTATAACGTCCGGCAGCTATTTCATTTGCGATCGATTGATTCAAGCGCTGTAAGTATGGCAAAGCAGCGGAACCAGAACTAACCAAAGCTTGCTGTACTGTGCCGATAATCTCGTGGCGTTGCTCTTGTCCGAGCAGATCGACAAGTAACTGAAGTACCTGCGGATCGCCAATCGTACCCAAAGCTAAAATTGCCCTTTGGCGATCGCTCAGGGTAGTGCCACGAGCATCTAGGTGTTGAATTAGAGTGAGAAACTGCGTGCTTTTATTCTCTGCTAACTGCCGCTGGTATTTTTGCGCTTGAATGTAGATTTGAATTCCAATCAAGGTTCCTAATACTGCCACCATGCAGGACAAAAAAGCTAAAAATAGTAACACATTAGGATGTTGGCGCATCAATTGCCACCAACTACGCCGCACTTTTGGTTTAGTGGTGACAGATTTACCAACTGATGGCTGAGGCTGTAACCGAGGCGAAGGACTACTATAAAGCCCCCTACTCCCCGCTCCCTGCTCCCTACTCCCTATTAACTGTTTCGCTCTAGTCCCAGGCAAAATAGTCATAGCGCGATTGGCATCTACCACGTAAGTGCCTGCAATTAAATCGTGCCAACAGCGACGCTGACGGTGAAAACGGGCAGTCATGCCTTCACCTAGTACGAAGAAACAAGACAAGCCGAAAAATATGCCCAAATGAGGAAAAGCCGTCGCCCGCCACATAATATAGGCTACGGAGAGTGGTAAGCCCCACATTCCCAAAGCTTCTCGGATCGCGATCCGCGATAGACCTGGAACCGTGCCAGCAGCAGAAACAACCCGTACCCCCAACCAGCGCTTGGGTAGAGTACTGCCTGTTTTTCCCAGCAAATACAGCTGCCATCCCCCTACTAACAAAGGAGTGACGACAGCGACAGACCAAAATATATTCGTCAGGGGTGTGACGAGACGGCGATCGCTCGGCTCGGTGGATATAGTTAGGGTACTGGCGATCGCTTTTTGAGTGAGGGCGACCACTGGATTTGGGGTAACTTGCTCCCCCGATGGCTCTAATTTTGCTTGTTCTCCCAAGCTATAAGGTATCAGTCCGCTGAGTGCAACGAGCGATACTTCTACTGCCCACGCCGCAAAGCGTC
This window of the Chroococcidiopsis thermalis PCC 7203 genome carries:
- the fghA gene encoding S-formylglutathione hydrolase, translating into MTEINLISEYKCFDGTQGFYSHHSQTCNIEMRFAVYQPPQARSQAVPVLYFLSGLTCTEENFITKAGAQRYAAEYGLIIVAPDTSPRNTGIVGEDKDWDFGTGAGFYVDATEEPWRSHYQMYSYVVKELPTLIASHFPVQVERQGIFGHSMGGHGALVCALRNPELFKSVSAFAPIAAPMQCAWGQKAFTNYLGTERETWRNYDASELIITNKYTSPILIDQGTADKFLSQQLMPEIFERACHQVKQPLTLRLQEGYDHSYYFISTFVGDHIRHHAETLCG
- a CDS encoding hemolysin family protein; the encoded protein is MLALVVAVLIVISGSALCSSVEAALFSVSTLKARQLAQSKNPAAVALLAIRDRMNRPIATIVVLNNIFNIVGSIAIARIAETVLGNTLLGVFSGLLTFLIIIFGEIIPKTLGERYSQRLALLAALPVTALTFIFTPLVWIMEKVTAPFTRKEKLPTTNESEIMLLAKIGYQEGIIEDDEAEMIQRVFMLNDLTAADLMTPRTALTYLRGDLTLAASRVDIINSQHTRIIVIEDSLDRVIGVTLKDELLTAMVEGKRERKIAEFTRKVRFVPETIHADRLLRAFQKSRNHLVVVVDEYGTVSGVVTLEDVLEILTGEIVDETDRIIDLQAAARNRLARMLKIQ
- a CDS encoding aldehyde dehydrogenase family protein, with translation MTAPLIECQNYINGQWVAASGETLESRNPSDWRDVVATFPRSSAADVDAAVAAARKAFKSWRLVPAPARAEIIYRVGELLLQHKEKLAQLISREMGKPLTEARGDVQEGIDCALYMAGEGRRMFGQTTPSEMPNKFAMTMRIPVGVCALITPWNFPVAIPCWKAFPALICGNTVILKPAEDTPTCVHYLSQLFHKAGLPNGVVNIVHGLGEETGRALVEHPDVNLVSFTGSSETGAEVGSVCGRTHKRSCLEMGGKNAQIVMADADLQLALDGAVWGAFGTSGQRCTATSRLILHRDIKEEFTNLLLERVHQLRLGLGTDPQTEVGPLINSAQLQRVNHYLEIARAEGTKVLTGGETANTENLAHGFFFQPTVLDRVTPEMRVAKEEIFGPVVGLIEVDSFEEAIAILNNTPYGLSSSVYTRDVNLAFQAMRDIEAGITYINGPTIGAEVHLPFGGMKQTGNGHREVGTAALDVFTEWKTVYVDYSGSLQRAQIDNRD
- a CDS encoding acetyl ornithine aminotransferase family protein, which gives rise to MLSIPTKRPLPLVPHLVTSLPGPRAQVLVERDRAVTSPSYTRGYPLVVARGEGCMVEDVDGNVFLDLTAGIAVASTGHAHPEVVAAVQAQAANLLHMSGTDFYYESMVELAENLATRAPFLIPAKVFFSNSGAESNEGALKLARYYTRRSQVVAFLGAFHGRTYGAMSLTGSKAVQRQHFGPLLPGVTHIPYGTHAALDYLESKLFPTVLPPEDIAAIFVEPIQGEGGYIVPEDGFLKRIRQICDRHGILMIVDEVQAGMGRTGRLFAIEHWGVVPDIITLAKGIASGLPLGAILARSHLMTWQPGSHATTFGGNPVACAAANVTLRLLEGGLIENAQNMGNLLMSGLTELSQQFSWISPPRGKGLMVAFDVLDADGKLDSERRDRIIDFAFLKGLLLLGCGKAAIRFCPPLVIDSAQIQVALQILRDILLEASDC
- a CDS encoding pentapeptide repeat-containing protein, which translates into the protein MANSSVRRNANRARRSVQAKSKPLPLATRRFAAWAVEVSLVALSGLIPYSLGEQAKLEPSGEQVTPNPVVALTQKAIASTLTISTEPSDRRLVTPLTNIFWSVAVVTPLLVGGWQLYLLGKTGSTLPKRWLGVRVVSAAGTVPGLSRIAIREALGMWGLPLSVAYIMWRATAFPHLGIFFGLSCFFVLGEGMTARFHRQRRCWHDLIAGTYVVDANRAMTILPGTRAKQLIGSREQGAGSRGLYSSPSPRLQPQPSVGKSVTTKPKVRRSWWQLMRQHPNVLLFLAFLSCMVAVLGTLIGIQIYIQAQKYQRQLAENKSTQFLTLIQHLDARGTTLSDRQRAILALGTIGDPQVLQLLVDLLGQEQRHEIIGTVQQALVSSGSAALPYLQRLNQSIANEIAAGRYSSSPTELAKRTQQLQATQQAIAKILAVYGGRLQGMDLSRVNLAPSTSQDRAFTLELERVNFAGVVFKGANLNRATLPASQWRDAGADRHWDTFDDAIANLNHAQMKGANLTKANLSRVPMERIELMQANLNQANLSAASLGHANLSSAQLVGANLQAATLVDASLTGANLSTANLSDVNLHAARLSRVSALGTRLQSANLTKSNWQGADLSSADLSKSNLSHADLSLARLSSSNLSHAQMQNINLRQADLRMADLRGANLAGADFQGTILFSPQPPASSDRFIATPPEYTQAALVQGVNFSQVKNLDAQQIAYICVYGGYHPRCP
- a CDS encoding efflux RND transporter periplasmic adaptor subunit; amino-acid sequence: MLLFGKNPLNQYQQNSSQNDSDRLIFNWFKDIGLRESLLLSIYAFGLTSVIYLTCQNNRPSFASSSVIKQDIPVENLEFTGTVYPAKKMKVSASTAAIVKEVYIDIGDRIQPNQPILKLESLANRQKLDRLRQERFDANLEIEKARQQREDVIQEIAQFHQQASLIKRKISTIGKLFDAEIHLSKTELNLQLWQQQQDVVQKAKGIYLRAAMQHDRLKKLASQGAVSSSEIERSQAKLATAKTNLVKAETGAILQEIEQQQRRQWQLRKQLTLLEHQQQLAAIEGQIQLARSQSRQATQRLNLLHQQRSLLPKESDLTESFPVTAKATGVVVNLPVVVGDRIYAGRSLVELAQLKSLKVRVSISTSLINTLRLGQRAVVQLGKAAEARQFEATVVTINPIPEQDRTHIVEVQFQNPQEALLVGQTAKVRFVAEE